In Primulina eburnea isolate SZY01 chromosome 5, ASM2296580v1, whole genome shotgun sequence, a single window of DNA contains:
- the LOC140831472 gene encoding uncharacterized protein produces MAAPLHKNHKNVSTKQENAYFVSNLCKNDAIRKFYRISMDVMSTNTAVLKEKCWLQVNPHGVATPGRNTTSKSLCLNAKSHNDIGNHEIQDTDSDELTFECVQAMYEELYEDWIKRNKINLILTKENTDLKESVSRLEVVLSKKDLELCKVKEELEKASKTLAKFNSSSSKLDSMLTMGKDNITDLGYVESTYEHGETSNSKSKSTMFVKASEDCSVPLTVKPPMKTLSISKQASEQMLKQNRASSSHLKVDPPVKISQIKKPVSTSKPKQRKRHFICHYCYKPGHIRPFCYKLRDDYLNWKLNRVLPTVLSNTRRNTAVKKSSTRKVWVPKTVIRCNIIYTSLKTNIAGAWYFDSGCLHHMTGSKERLTDYVEVKSGCVTYGGGSKGRIVGKGTLNVDGLPELHNVLHVEGLNSNLISISQLCDDDLHVKFNKNNCEVFNDANVCVMSGTRSADNCYQLGEGDGCRSAKVSDLDIWHQKLRHVSINTLKNLRKFDAVRGMPNLNLGVVYVCGPCQKSKQTRVAHPVLQHFGTTQCLELLHMDILGPMDVESLGDLTVKTPEADVEEWLDISEALTRNSVESGVETSEATPSTTLPLNRTETVDNDNNDNDDVVINCEREIPSKIQKNHPSSQIIGELHDGVQTRNKEKVDYRKMIGLICMSSTFSQST; encoded by the exons GAAATTTTACAGAATCTCAATGGACGTTATGTCTACAAACACTgctgttttgaaggaaaaatgctGGCTGCAAGTCAACCCGCACGGTGTTGCAACACCAGGCCGCAACACCACTTCAAAATCTTTGTGTCTCAATGCTAAATCTCACAATGACATAGGTAATCATGAAATCCAGGATACTGATTCTGATGAACTCACATTTGAATGTGTGCAGGCTATGTATGAGGAGCTATATGAAGATTggataaaaagaaataaaataaatttgatcCTCACCAAGGAGAATACTGATCTGAAAGAATCTGTGTCTCGACTTGAAGTTGTGCTTAGCAAGAAGGATCTTGAATTGTGCAAAGTCAAGGAGGAGCTTGAGAAGGCCTCAAAGACTCTTGCAAAATTCAACTCAAGTTCGTCAAAACTTGACTCAATGCTAACTATGGGAAAGGACAACATAACTGATCTTGGATATGTTGAAAGCACATATGAACATGGTGAAACTTCCAATTCTAAATCAAAATCAACCATGTTTGTAAAGGCAAGCGAAGACTGCTCTGTCCCCTTAACAGTGAAACCTCCCATGAAGACTCTGTCAATCTCAAAGCAAGCCTCGGAACAAATGCTGAAACAAAACAGAGCTTCCTCTTCTCATTTGAAAGTTGATCCTCCAGTGAAGATATCACAAATCAAGAAACCAGTGTCAACTTCCAAACCAAAGCAAAGAAAGCGACATTTTATCTGCCACTACTGCTATAAGCCTGGGCACATCAGACCTTTCTGCTACAAACTAAGAGACGACTACCTGAATTGGAAATTAAATCGGGTGTTGCCCACAGTGTTGTCCAACACCAGGCGCAACACCGCAGTCAAGAAATCTTCCACAAGGAAAGTTTGGGTACCTAAAACTGTTATTCGATGCAATATCATTTATACTTCTTTAAAAACTAACATTGCAGGTGCATGGTACTTTGACAGTGGGTGCTTACACCACATGACAGGATCTAAAGAACGCCTCACGGATTATGTTGAAGTAAAAAGTGGGTGTGTAACTTATGGTGGTGGTTCCAAAGGAAGAATTGTAGGCAAAGGAACCCTGAATGTTGATGGGCTTCCTGAACTTCATAATGTTCTACATGTTGAAGGacttaactcaaacttaataagcataagtcaactttgtgatgatgatttacatgttaagttcaataaaaataattgtgaaGTTTTTAATGATGCCAATGTTTGTGTAATGTCAGGTACTCGTTCAGCTGACAATTGTTATCAATTGGGAGAAGGTGATGGTTGCCGAAGTGCCAAGGTGAGTGATTTAGAcatatggcatcaaaaactgaGACACGTGAGTATCAATACCTTGAAGAATCTGCGTAAGTTTgatgctgtgagaggtatgccCAATTTAAATTTAGGTGTTGTGTATGTCTGTGGTCCATGCCAGAAAAGTAAACAAACCCGTGTTGCGCACCCtgtgttgcaacactttgggacaacacaGTGCCTTGAACTTTTGCATATGGATATACTGGGTCCAATGGATGTTGAGAGCTTGGGTG ATCTAACAGTTAAAACACCGGAGGCTGATGTAGAAGAATGGCTGGATATAAGTGAGGCACTGACCAGAAACAGTGTTGAGTCCGGTGTTGAGACCAGTGAGGCAACACCAAGCACAACACTGCCTCTGAACCGAACAGAAACTGTGGATAATGACAACAATGATAATGATGATGTGGTGATTAATTGTGAAAGAGAAATTCCCAGCAAGATTCAGAAGAATCATCCATCATCACAAATCATTGGTGAATTACATGATGGTGTGCAAACAAGAAACAAAGAAAAGGTGGACTACCGCAAAATGATTGGTTTAATCTGCATGAGCTCCACGTTTTCCCAGTCAACCTAA
- the LOC140831806 gene encoding monothiol glutaredoxin-S10, translating into MDRIEKLASQKAVVIFSKSTCCMCHAIKRLFYDQGVSPTIHELDEDSRSREMEWALMKLGCSPTVPAVFIGGNFVGSADTVMTFQLNGKLKKMLKDAGAIWL; encoded by the coding sequence ATGGATCGAATAGAAAAGCTAGCTTCGCAGAAAGCTGTGGTGATCTTCAGCAAGAGTACGTGTTGCATGTGCCATGCTATAAAGAGACTTTTCTATGACCAAGGGGTGAGCCCTACGATCCACGAGCTCGATGAGGATTCGAGAAGTAGGGAAATGGAATGGGCGTTGATGAAGCTCGGTTGCAGCCCCACGGTTCCGGCCGTGTTTATCGGAGGAAATTTCGTCGGCTCGGCGGACACAGTCATGACTTTTCAGCTCAACGGGAAGCTCAAGAAAATGCTGAAAGATGCTGGTGCAATTTGGCTTTAG
- the LOC140833155 gene encoding nuclear transcription factor Y subunit C-3-like, whose amino-acid sequence MEQKGNGQSPGIGVVGSSAQMPFVMMSYPANQMAGTSSPTPVGSIQSSQAGGLSASPAQMAHHHLAYQHIHQQQQQQLQQQLQNFWSSQYEDIDQVTDFKNHSLPLARIKKIMKADEDVRMISAEAPVIFARACEMFILELTLRAWNHTEENKRRTLQKNDLAAAITRTDIFDFLVDIVPREDLKDEVLASIPRGPVPVGAPTEGLPYYYMAPPGGTPEMFLGKPVDPALYGQQPPPYMGQPMWPQQPPSPADS is encoded by the coding sequence ATGGAGCAGAAAGGAAATGGACAGTCGCCGGGTATTGGGGTGGTGGGTAGCTCTGCTCAGATGCCATTTGTCATGATGTCATATCCGGCCAACCAAATGGCTGGAACCTCTTCTCCAACACCGGTTGGATCGATTCAGTCGTCCCAAGCTGGTGGTCTTTCTGCTTCTCCAGCTCAGATGGCACATCATCATCTTGCCTACCAGCACATACATCAGCAGCAGCAACAACAATTGCAACAGCAACTCCAAAATTTTTGGTCTAGCCAATATGAAGACATTGATCAGGTAACCGACTTTAAGAACCATAGCCTGCCGCTGGCTAGAATCAAGAAGATAATGAAAGCTGATGAAGATGTTAGAATGATCTCAGCTGAAGCACCTGTTATCTTTGCACGAGCCTGTGAGATGTTCATCCTTGAGTTGACACTACGTGCATGGAACCACACTGAAGAGAACAAAAGGAGGACGCTCCAGAAAAATGATCTTGCTGCAGCGATTACAAGGACCGACATATTTGATTTTTTGGTTGACATTGTACCTCGAGAGGACTTGAAAGATGAGGTTCTTGCATCAATACCGAGAGGACCAGTTCCTGTTGGAGCTCCTACTGAAGGGCTTCCTTACTATTATATGGCACCACCAGGTGGCACTCCAGAGATGTTCTTGGGGAAGCCTGTGGATCCTGCTCTTTATGGTCAACAACCTCCTCCTTATATGGGTCAGCCAATGTGGCCGCAACAACCTCCGTCGCCTGCAGATTCTTAA